A single genomic interval of Mucilaginibacter robiniae harbors:
- a CDS encoding TssN family type VI secretion system protein, giving the protein MDVKSFFIRYLLFPVMFLIATAIMTIINKKNKVLNNKRLIVIMLLTAITLGLPGFLGFLDLHFMPWGYIICQLYYVSLGIVFIWLAGIYYESELLERKGFFFLCSLITCLLGLFLFRLAFDWLNDLKYGIWAASSIFAFLLPTLFWWAYIAFLNIPLEIYKIWQYPVVPADISMEHLDFNRLLVLEVNLYKNIKDVEPLKVKAKAPRNMNYGLWFQKFIDDYNLKFPEVPIQYQQSNGEYYKWIFYIKPSFFKQRQFIDPDLDIEQNHITESFTIFAKRVSEVASVIERQGDEAVYL; this is encoded by the coding sequence ATGGACGTTAAATCCTTTTTTATCCGCTACCTGCTCTTTCCGGTAATGTTTTTAATTGCAACGGCAATAATGACCATTATCAATAAAAAGAACAAAGTATTAAATAATAAAAGGCTTATAGTTATTATGTTGCTCACAGCTATAACCCTTGGCTTACCTGGGTTTTTAGGCTTTCTTGACCTACATTTTATGCCTTGGGGCTATATTATTTGCCAGCTATATTATGTAAGTTTAGGCATTGTCTTCATATGGCTAGCCGGCATCTATTATGAAAGCGAATTGTTGGAGCGCAAGGGTTTCTTCTTCTTATGCAGTTTGATAACCTGCTTGCTTGGCTTGTTCTTATTTAGGCTGGCGTTTGATTGGCTGAATGATCTTAAGTATGGAATTTGGGCGGCTTCTTCAATTTTTGCTTTTTTACTGCCTACTTTGTTTTGGTGGGCTTACATCGCATTTTTAAACATCCCGCTAGAAATTTATAAAATATGGCAATATCCGGTAGTTCCTGCTGATATAAGTATGGAACATCTTGATTTTAACCGCCTGTTGGTTTTAGAAGTAAATTTATATAAAAATATTAAGGATGTTGAACCATTAAAAGTTAAAGCCAAAGCACCGCGCAATATGAACTATGGTTTGTGGTTTCAAAAGTTTATTGATGATTATAATCTCAAATTTCCAGAAGTGCCTATACAATATCAGCAAAGCAACGGTGAATACTACAAATGGATATTTTACATTAAACCATCGTTTTTTAAACAAAGGCAGTTTATTGATCCCGATTTAGATATTGAGCAAAATCACATTACAGAGTCATTTACCATTTTTGCCAAACGAGTTTCGGAGGTTGCCAGTGTAATCGAGCGCCAAGGGGATGAAGCCGTTTATTTATAA
- a CDS encoding type VI secretion system baseplate subunit TssG, which yields MNVNFNQLDTDFKAVTLAAELIEQGSVAADNIVILPVGPQKRAYAKEIENVTNYTSIYRNRPMLVININREGLYDMLPEGLFHQSPASSVMITEEEMIKDIAARREEEKQARLLFAPLETELYHIRTVVELYENRLDKKSDYDELVNIFLKEWREFKCFTNEQMVILMHVLPVIHEQRNNLAFIGNVLSIMFKSHFELQYELKRTSSSTVESEHLATKLGIGILGVNFIAGQVYEPEEELTITIGPVTANQMLNYLPGTRAAQALDVLLSYFIPLQTIVNTKFVVGAECQKTVLGLEQENSCLGFTTYLGTINY from the coding sequence ATGAATGTCAATTTCAACCAACTTGATACAGACTTTAAAGCAGTAACTTTAGCTGCGGAGCTTATTGAACAGGGTAGTGTAGCTGCCGACAATATTGTTATATTACCAGTTGGCCCTCAAAAAAGGGCCTATGCTAAAGAGATTGAGAATGTAACCAATTATACTTCCATTTACCGTAATCGGCCAATGCTGGTTATAAATATCAACAGGGAAGGTTTGTATGACATGCTGCCCGAAGGGTTATTCCATCAATCACCGGCTTCAAGTGTAATGATTACTGAAGAGGAGATGATTAAGGATATAGCCGCTCGTAGAGAAGAAGAAAAGCAGGCCCGGTTACTTTTTGCACCGCTGGAAACAGAATTATATCACATTCGTACTGTTGTTGAGCTTTATGAAAACCGCCTTGATAAAAAAAGTGATTACGACGAGTTAGTAAACATTTTTTTGAAGGAATGGCGAGAGTTTAAGTGTTTTACCAACGAGCAAATGGTTATCTTGATGCATGTGCTTCCAGTTATACATGAACAACGTAATAATCTAGCTTTTATCGGTAATGTATTAAGCATTATGTTTAAAAGTCATTTTGAGTTGCAGTATGAACTAAAAAGAACAAGTTCATCAACTGTAGAAAGCGAACACCTTGCAACAAAACTTGGAATAGGAATATTAGGTGTCAACTTTATTGCAGGCCAGGTCTATGAGCCTGAAGAAGAATTAACTATTACCATTGGGCCAGTTACCGCAAACCAAATGCTTAACTACTTACCCGGCACGCGTGCTGCTCAAGCACTAGATGTACTATTATCATATTTTATACCGCTACAAACCATAGTGAATACCAAATTTGTAGTAGGGGCTGAATGCCAAAAAACAGTTTTGGGCTTGGAACAGGAAAATTCATGTTTAGGTTTTACCACTTATCTGGGTACTATTAATTATTAA
- a CDS encoding type VI secretion system baseplate subunit TssF: MSNILFNTKEDIRTRMLRNAMDYWGTTNINDMDPMVRLLVEALSIELFNVSNDVKNLENRVLSKISRILASDYLTSALPAHAVLKGQPVETREFINIDNYFFYKRQSSNDIARTGEPTVFFSPVGEVALFNANIRYTYSGVNLYEYDELMRRNTVLTTLSKLTTEHNTLWLGIDCAPALNNLQNLSLFFEWSDYAANDDFYKLLSVVKCYVNDEEIETAPGLTYKEDQDAGSRPVFYEQDIINLITRDIKEYYTNRFISLIDNKLTDISSYRQTFPDAFTTMFNPSELSRLQSCVWIKLTFPAAISPGIIEDLQVSVNCFPVLNRKKHEQKYRLREVNNIIPIKVTDKDHFLSVKEVHDDRNVFYSEIPYTQATHNFEGSYSIRNGGAERFDSRNARQMIEYLLELLRDEKAAFASYGTDFLNSVLKTLEQNLAIIEKKSRLAEEGHEPFNYLIVKPGDKATMLYLQYWTTLANAANNIRRGARLQQFETIKIKPDSLQLMTSTLGGRDSLGATERVQAYKYGLTTKDRIVTQADLISYCFYELGNKITDVKISKGLTVSSNPKEGFKKTVDVYLKPADEVKLSTEEWDTLLTLLESKLTSRSVINSNYRLFINN, from the coding sequence ATGAGCAATATACTTTTTAATACTAAAGAAGACATCAGGACACGGATGCTGCGTAATGCTATGGATTACTGGGGAACCACCAATATAAATGACATGGACCCCATGGTAAGGCTTTTAGTAGAGGCTTTAAGCATTGAACTTTTTAATGTATCTAACGATGTAAAAAACTTAGAAAATAGGGTACTGAGTAAAATATCACGCATCTTAGCCTCCGATTATCTTACCTCAGCCTTGCCTGCCCACGCGGTGCTTAAAGGCCAGCCTGTAGAAACCCGGGAGTTTATTAATATAGATAACTACTTCTTTTATAAACGACAGTCTTCAAACGACATTGCACGTACGGGAGAACCTACAGTTTTCTTTTCTCCTGTGGGAGAGGTAGCATTGTTTAATGCTAACATACGGTATACTTACAGTGGTGTAAACTTATATGAATATGATGAGCTTATGCGACGTAATACCGTGTTAACAACATTGTCTAAATTAACTACGGAACACAATACATTATGGTTAGGTATTGATTGTGCGCCAGCATTAAACAATCTGCAAAATTTGTCTTTGTTTTTTGAGTGGTCTGACTATGCAGCTAATGATGATTTTTACAAACTACTTTCTGTTGTAAAATGCTATGTGAACGACGAGGAGATTGAAACGGCTCCAGGGCTAACCTATAAAGAAGATCAAGATGCCGGAAGCCGACCAGTATTTTACGAACAAGATATAATTAATCTTATTACCCGCGACATTAAAGAGTATTACACTAATCGATTTATTTCTTTAATTGACAATAAGTTAACAGACATAAGTAGTTACCGTCAAACTTTTCCGGATGCCTTTACAACCATGTTTAATCCATCCGAATTAAGCAGACTTCAATCTTGCGTTTGGATAAAGCTTACTTTTCCGGCGGCTATATCGCCGGGGATAATTGAAGATTTGCAAGTATCTGTAAATTGCTTTCCGGTATTGAACAGAAAAAAACACGAGCAGAAATACCGTTTAAGGGAAGTAAATAACATCATACCTATCAAAGTAACAGATAAGGATCACTTCTTATCTGTAAAAGAAGTACACGATGACAGAAACGTATTTTACAGCGAAATACCTTACACTCAGGCAACTCACAACTTTGAAGGGAGCTACTCTATACGCAATGGAGGTGCAGAACGGTTTGATTCGCGCAATGCACGACAGATGATTGAATATCTTCTTGAATTACTGCGCGATGAAAAAGCCGCTTTTGCGAGCTACGGCACCGATTTTTTAAATAGTGTGTTAAAAACACTGGAGCAGAACTTAGCTATAATTGAAAAAAAGTCTCGCCTTGCAGAAGAAGGGCATGAGCCATTTAATTACCTTATAGTGAAGCCCGGAGATAAAGCAACTATGCTTTACCTGCAATACTGGACCACCCTGGCCAATGCAGCTAACAACATACGCAGAGGTGCGCGCTTACAGCAATTTGAAACAATTAAAATTAAACCAGATAGTTTACAATTAATGACTTCGACCCTGGGAGGACGTGATAGCCTTGGAGCAACCGAACGTGTACAAGCCTATAAGTATGGCCTAACCACCAAAGACCGTATTGTGACCCAAGCCGATTTAATTAGCTATTGTTTTTATGAGCTCGGCAATAAAATAACCGATGTTAAAATTAGTAAAGGCCTGACAGTATCAAGCAATCCTAAAGAAGGATTTAAAAAAACAGTCGATGTGTATTTGAAACCCGCTGATGAAGTTAAGCTATCAACAGAAGAATGGGATACTTTGTTAACCCTGCTGGAATCTAAGTTAACCAGTAGAAGCGTAATCAACTCAAATTACCGATTGTTTATTAATAATTAA
- a CDS encoding GPW/gp25 family protein, with protein sequence MPSPLYNKPFRLSKIFSGQDLDKQDIGSSISQYIELIIFTRYGEHRFKPDFGCEIWDLDFELIISESIWEEKLRQSLLRSITQYEKRIYDININVHIKEVNKFYPLRNVSEIKKKVEIVVSGKMQQTGENYVFTTSLFLSPLSA encoded by the coding sequence ATGCCTTCACCATTATATAATAAGCCGTTTAGATTAAGCAAAATATTTAGCGGACAAGATCTTGATAAACAAGATATTGGATCCTCTATTTCTCAGTATATAGAACTTATAATTTTTACCCGCTACGGTGAGCACCGTTTTAAACCCGATTTTGGATGCGAAATCTGGGATCTAGATTTTGAGTTGATTATTAGTGAAAGTATATGGGAAGAAAAACTCAGACAGTCACTTTTACGATCAATAACCCAATACGAAAAACGTATTTATGATATAAATATTAATGTGCACATTAAAGAAGTAAACAAATTTTACCCATTAAGAAATGTAAGCGAAATTAAAAAGAAGGTAGAAATTGTGGTAAGCGGGAAAATGCAGCAAACCGGCGAAAATTATGTATTCACTACTTCTTTGTTTTTAAGTCCGTTATCTGCCTAA
- the tssO gene encoding type VI secretion system TssO yields MMKFSVKERREKFLLFLGMFLFTATVLCVAIFYNYSNGSSISKSEFSKRLQEENRFETAVEEALPTIDTTYARIVKFNPNVQALFLENDIKNSITAIRSYYNARPYDSRYKSFIYASKIQEDLFYDKRELRGNSYNDIVRLNKLLDDCKLSTRQLQQSLSTPGR; encoded by the coding sequence ATGATGAAGTTTAGTGTTAAAGAAAGGCGAGAAAAGTTTCTACTCTTTCTAGGCATGTTTTTGTTTACTGCTACTGTACTATGTGTGGCTATATTTTACAATTATAGCAATGGTAGCTCTATTTCGAAGAGCGAGTTTTCTAAACGGTTACAAGAAGAAAATCGGTTTGAAACAGCTGTTGAAGAAGCCTTACCCACTATTGATACTACTTATGCACGTATAGTAAAATTTAATCCTAATGTGCAGGCTTTGTTTTTGGAAAATGATATTAAAAATTCTATTACAGCTATAAGGTCCTACTACAATGCACGGCCTTATGATAGCAGGTACAAGAGCTTTATTTATGCATCTAAAATACAAGAAGATCTTTTTTATGATAAAAGAGAACTTAGGGGAAATTCTTACAACGACATTGTTCGGCTCAATAAACTTTTAGATGATTGTAAGCTTTCTACCCGGCAGCTACAGCAAAGCCTCAGTACTCCCGGACGTTAA
- a CDS encoding PKD domain-containing protein, protein MQDDYNSGRPINTNRQSYLFLYIIVTILLLAGLIFLLKSSLFDKRTINARILKDEIFLNEDLVYSDNTASAKSWLWEFGNGDRSKQQNGSYRFKKPGAYIVRVTVDGNLQQQFPINVKDTVATAVRDTLLTINGPTRGIVNEEVRLEAQGNARIYEWSFGETGRVDIKGPTALYVYHNPGTYFVRLRVDNNSRPIYHKILITNPDSTFNTIVAPGESEQKVVDDIRAHLQAIANGSDFNNHYYYLVNKYFCGDEKVTVNIENNGDSKQTDFYSYCMRLTFGGGVTIDEAEVALKAKSTCSNLLTVKQHSSTTTGIKRTK, encoded by the coding sequence ATGCAAGACGATTACAACAGCGGCAGGCCAATTAACACTAACAGGCAAAGTTATTTGTTTCTCTACATAATAGTCACTATCCTGCTTTTGGCTGGCCTTATCTTTTTACTTAAAAGTTCATTATTTGACAAAAGAACCATTAACGCTCGTATTTTAAAAGATGAGATTTTTTTAAATGAAGATCTTGTTTATTCGGACAACACAGCTAGCGCAAAATCGTGGTTGTGGGAGTTCGGTAATGGAGACCGCTCTAAGCAACAGAACGGCAGTTACCGGTTTAAAAAGCCAGGTGCGTATATTGTTAGAGTAACGGTTGATGGAAATCTTCAGCAGCAGTTTCCTATTAATGTAAAAGATACTGTGGCAACGGCTGTTAGAGATACCCTTTTAACCATCAATGGACCAACTCGCGGTATTGTTAACGAAGAGGTGAGACTGGAAGCGCAAGGCAACGCCCGTATTTACGAGTGGTCTTTTGGTGAAACCGGTCGTGTGGATATTAAAGGGCCAACTGCTTTGTATGTGTATCACAACCCCGGTACTTATTTTGTAAGGTTAAGGGTTGATAATAACAGTCGGCCTATTTACCATAAAATATTAATTACTAATCCCGACTCTACCTTTAACACCATTGTAGCACCTGGTGAAAGTGAACAAAAAGTTGTAGATGATATACGCGCACACTTGCAGGCCATAGCCAATGGATCCGATTTCAATAATCATTATTATTATTTGGTAAATAAATACTTCTGTGGTGATGAAAAGGTAACTGTGAACATAGAGAATAACGGCGACAGTAAGCAAACCGATTTTTATTCATACTGTATGCGCTTAACCTTTGGGGGTGGAGTAACTATTGATGAAGCTGAAGTAGCATTAAAAGCTAAATCAACTTGCTCAAACTTGCTCACCGTTAAGCAGCATTCATCCACAACAACCGGTATCAAACGCACCAAATAA